In Sorghum bicolor cultivar BTx623 chromosome 8, Sorghum_bicolor_NCBIv3, whole genome shotgun sequence, one genomic interval encodes:
- the LOC110429606 gene encoding uncharacterized protein LOC110429606 isoform X1: MASLSVAAVAATTARPSSSGGRGRRRLRVASMATQKGQKPTTAKTVSGTTRRSRESGVWCQQGTTTTTVFPVGEPGPRAAGTTTTKKAAPAVKLLTNVEKLRLLTKAERAGLLSAAERAGLSLSAVERLGLLSKAEELGALSAATDPGTPGNLLALALPLLAAGPAVVYLVPEEQAWQVALQAVAALVCVVGGAAAVAASTFVSRLQGSSS, encoded by the exons ATGGCGTCACTGTCTGTCGCCGCCGTGGCGGCAACCACGGCGAGGCCAAGCAGCAGCGGTGGGAGAGGGCGCCGTCGTCTCAGGGTCGCCTCCATGGCCACCCAGAAGGGGCAGAAGCCGACGACGGCCAAGACCGTGTCCGGCACGACGAGAAGATCG AGAGAGAGCGGCGtgtggtgccagcagggcacgacgacgacgacggtgtTCCCGGTGGGCGAGCCGGGCCCGCGGGCGgcggggacgacgacgacgaagaaGGCGGCGCCGGCGGTGAAGCTGCTGACGAACGTGGAGAAGCTGCGGCTGCTGACGAAGGCGGAGCGCGCGGGCCTGCTGTCGGCGGCGGAGCGCGCGGGGCTGTCGCTGTCGGCGGTGGAGCGGCTGGGCCTGCTGTCCAAGGCGGAGGAGCTGGGCGCGCTGTCGGCGGCCACGGACCCGGGCACGCCGGGGAACCTGCTGgcgctcgcgctcccgctgCTGGCCGCGGGCCCCGCCGTCGTGTACCTCGTCCCCGAGGAGCAGGCGTGGCAGGTGGCGCTGCAGGCCGTCGCCGCGCTCGTCTGCGTCGtcggtggcgccgccgccgtcgccgcgtcCACGTTCGTGTCCAGGCTGCAGGGCTCCTCCAGCTGA
- the LOC110429845 gene encoding uncharacterized protein LOC110429845: MTSPPPINSTTTGFYLLLARGGEDAARKKEVIGRVEIKTLQEPHRRRGAGGRTESGIMAGPAAAVAEAWDKVAVFVFNQLYDERKRAENDKIAKVLGLFVGSILLMRNCGDIMAV; encoded by the exons ATGACGTCTCCGCCTCCAATCAACTCTACTACTACAggtttttatttattattagctCGCGGAGGAGAGGACGCCGCCCGCAAGAAAGAAGTCATCGGTAGAGTCGAAATCAAAACCCTACAAGAACCCCACCGGAGAAGAGGCGCCGGAGGGCGAACGGAGAGCGGGATCATGGCGGGTCCAGCTGCGGCGGTGGCGGAGGCGTGGGACAAGGTCGCCGTGTTCGTGTTCAATCAACTCTACGACgagaggaagagggccgaaaacGAC AAGATAGCAAAGGTTCTTGGTCTATTCGTTGGATCCATCCTATTGATGCGCAATTGTGGTGATATAATGGCCGTCTAA
- the LOC110429606 gene encoding uncharacterized protein LOC110429606 isoform X2, which yields MASLSVAAVAATTARPSSSGGRGRRRLRVASMATQKGQKPTTAKTVSGTTRRSQGTTTTTVFPVGEPGPRAAGTTTTKKAAPAVKLLTNVEKLRLLTKAERAGLLSAAERAGLSLSAVERLGLLSKAEELGALSAATDPGTPGNLLALALPLLAAGPAVVYLVPEEQAWQVALQAVAALVCVVGGAAAVAASTFVSRLQGSSS from the exons ATGGCGTCACTGTCTGTCGCCGCCGTGGCGGCAACCACGGCGAGGCCAAGCAGCAGCGGTGGGAGAGGGCGCCGTCGTCTCAGGGTCGCCTCCATGGCCACCCAGAAGGGGCAGAAGCCGACGACGGCCAAGACCGTGTCCGGCACGACGAGAAGATCG cagggcacgacgacgacgacggtgtTCCCGGTGGGCGAGCCGGGCCCGCGGGCGgcggggacgacgacgacgaagaaGGCGGCGCCGGCGGTGAAGCTGCTGACGAACGTGGAGAAGCTGCGGCTGCTGACGAAGGCGGAGCGCGCGGGCCTGCTGTCGGCGGCGGAGCGCGCGGGGCTGTCGCTGTCGGCGGTGGAGCGGCTGGGCCTGCTGTCCAAGGCGGAGGAGCTGGGCGCGCTGTCGGCGGCCACGGACCCGGGCACGCCGGGGAACCTGCTGgcgctcgcgctcccgctgCTGGCCGCGGGCCCCGCCGTCGTGTACCTCGTCCCCGAGGAGCAGGCGTGGCAGGTGGCGCTGCAGGCCGTCGCCGCGCTCGTCTGCGTCGtcggtggcgccgccgccgtcgccgcgtcCACGTTCGTGTCCAGGCTGCAGGGCTCCTCCAGCTGA
- the LOC110429606 gene encoding uncharacterized protein LOC110429606 isoform X3, giving the protein MASLSVAAVAATTARPSSSGGRGRRRLRVASMATQKGQKPTTAKTVSGTTRRSGTTTTTVFPVGEPGPRAAGTTTTKKAAPAVKLLTNVEKLRLLTKAERAGLLSAAERAGLSLSAVERLGLLSKAEELGALSAATDPGTPGNLLALALPLLAAGPAVVYLVPEEQAWQVALQAVAALVCVVGGAAAVAASTFVSRLQGSSS; this is encoded by the exons ATGGCGTCACTGTCTGTCGCCGCCGTGGCGGCAACCACGGCGAGGCCAAGCAGCAGCGGTGGGAGAGGGCGCCGTCGTCTCAGGGTCGCCTCCATGGCCACCCAGAAGGGGCAGAAGCCGACGACGGCCAAGACCGTGTCCGGCACGACGAGAAGATCG ggcacgacgacgacgacggtgtTCCCGGTGGGCGAGCCGGGCCCGCGGGCGgcggggacgacgacgacgaagaaGGCGGCGCCGGCGGTGAAGCTGCTGACGAACGTGGAGAAGCTGCGGCTGCTGACGAAGGCGGAGCGCGCGGGCCTGCTGTCGGCGGCGGAGCGCGCGGGGCTGTCGCTGTCGGCGGTGGAGCGGCTGGGCCTGCTGTCCAAGGCGGAGGAGCTGGGCGCGCTGTCGGCGGCCACGGACCCGGGCACGCCGGGGAACCTGCTGgcgctcgcgctcccgctgCTGGCCGCGGGCCCCGCCGTCGTGTACCTCGTCCCCGAGGAGCAGGCGTGGCAGGTGGCGCTGCAGGCCGTCGCCGCGCTCGTCTGCGTCGtcggtggcgccgccgccgtcgccgcgtcCACGTTCGTGTCCAGGCTGCAGGGCTCCTCCAGCTGA